From a single Aestuariibius sp. HNIBRBA575 genomic region:
- the cimA gene encoding citramalate synthase, whose product MSDRLYLYDTTLRDGQQTQGVQFSTQEKQEIAVLLDDLGLDYIEGGWPGANPTDSDFFDAAPKTRATMTAFGMTKRSGRSADNDDVLAAVMNAKTPAVCLVGKTHDFHVTTALGISLDDNIENIRASVAHIVGQGREALFDAEHFFDGYKANPDYALRAIRAAHDAGARWVVLCDTNGGTMPAEVRQIVKAVIDAGIPGTNLGIHTHNDTENAVACSLAAVDAGARQVQGTLNGLGERCGNANLTTLIPTLLLKQPYRDQLETGIDPNRLVDLRRVSRRLDDILNRVPQKQAPYVGASAFAHKAGLHASAILKDPSTYEHIDPALVGNERQIPMSNQAGQSNLIRRLSEAGIAVKKGNPALPRLLDIIKDREAMGYAYDGAQASFELIARAEMGLLPKLFDVERYRVISERRRNAKGEIVTVSEAVVTVQTRQGKTTSFYENENPNDGQDSGPINALSQALIKDLGEYQGLIRDMQLVDFKVRITNGGTEAVTRVIIDSEDQQGRRWSTVGVSANIVDASFDALVDAITWKLVQEGAKA is encoded by the coding sequence ATGAGTGATCGTCTGTATCTTTACGACACAACCTTGCGGGATGGGCAACAGACCCAAGGCGTGCAATTTTCGACCCAAGAAAAGCAGGAAATCGCTGTTTTATTGGATGATTTGGGGTTGGATTACATCGAAGGCGGCTGGCCCGGTGCCAATCCGACGGACAGTGATTTCTTTGATGCCGCCCCCAAAACCCGCGCCACGATGACGGCCTTTGGGATGACCAAACGGTCCGGGCGCAGCGCAGATAATGACGATGTGCTGGCCGCTGTGATGAACGCCAAAACACCCGCCGTGTGTCTGGTTGGCAAAACCCATGACTTTCATGTCACCACCGCGCTTGGCATTTCGTTGGATGACAACATTGAAAATATCCGCGCCTCTGTGGCGCATATTGTCGGGCAGGGGCGTGAGGCGTTGTTTGACGCGGAACATTTCTTTGACGGGTATAAGGCCAATCCGGATTACGCGCTGCGCGCCATTCGTGCCGCACATGATGCCGGGGCGCGATGGGTTGTTTTATGTGACACCAATGGTGGCACCATGCCCGCCGAGGTGCGTCAAATCGTAAAAGCCGTGATCGACGCTGGCATCCCCGGCACCAATCTGGGCATCCACACCCATAATGATACGGAAAATGCAGTGGCGTGTTCGCTGGCCGCTGTGGATGCGGGCGCGCGTCAGGTTCAGGGCACCTTAAACGGGCTGGGTGAACGGTGTGGCAATGCAAATTTGACCACATTGATCCCGACATTGTTGCTAAAACAGCCCTATCGCGATCAGTTGGAAACCGGAATTGACCCCAACCGGTTGGTGGATTTACGACGTGTTTCCAGACGCTTGGATGACATACTTAATCGGGTTCCGCAAAAACAAGCCCCGTATGTTGGCGCGTCGGCCTTTGCCCATAAGGCAGGCCTGCATGCCAGTGCGATCCTCAAAGATCCCAGCACATATGAACATATCGATCCAGCTTTGGTGGGCAATGAACGCCAGATTCCGATGTCCAATCAGGCCGGTCAGTCCAATCTGATCCGCCGCCTGAGTGAGGCCGGAATTGCCGTTAAAAAAGGCAACCCTGCTTTGCCGCGATTGCTGGATATCATCAAAGACCGCGAAGCGATGGGCTATGCCTATGACGGCGCGCAGGCCAGTTTTGAACTGATTGCACGGGCTGAAATGGGGTTGTTGCCCAAACTGTTCGACGTGGAACGATACCGGGTGATATCGGAACGTCGCCGCAACGCCAAAGGCGAAATTGTGACCGTGTCCGAAGCCGTCGTGACGGTGCAAACTCGACAGGGCAAAACCACGTCGTTTTATGAAAACGAAAACCCAAATGACGGTCAGGATAGCGGCCCCATAAACGCATTGTCGCAGGCGTTAATCAAAGATTTGGGGGAATATCAGGGGCTTATACGGGATATGCAACTGGTTGATTTTAAGGTTCGGATCACAAATGGCGGCACCGAAGCGGTCACACGCGTGATCATCGACAGCGAAGATCAGCAAGGGCGGCGTTGGTCCACCGTTGGCGTCAGCGCCAACATAGTGGATGCGTCTTTTGATGCGTTGGTGGATGCGATCACGTGGAAATTGGTCCAAGAAGGCGCCAAAGCATGA